Proteins encoded by one window of Paenibacillus sp. DCT19:
- a CDS encoding substrate-binding domain-containing protein, giving the protein MKKMLLVYILLIAAFALYVLRFEYTSQANSSWENRGLRGDIGETYIMITFQSGLEYWKSPLKGFEDAADTLGVTVEYRGATRYDAKEQTTVIEQAIARKPAGIAISAIDPQSLIPAINKAIEADILVILFDADAPDSQAYSFLGTDNYKSGVTAADKMAELLGREGEVAVLTLPGQQNHEERTKGFRDTIQERYPSMKVVEIADGHGDAVISREETLRMMKAHPQLAGIFVTEATGGAGVGEAVQNAGQGHALQIISFDTNKVTLDMIKNGTISATIAQGTWNMGYWSLQYLFHLHHQLTVPAPSSSGENAPLPVMVDTGISVVTRSNVDDYYAK; this is encoded by the coding sequence ATGAAGAAAATGCTGTTGGTATACATTTTGCTTATTGCAGCATTTGCATTGTATGTTCTGAGATTTGAATACACCAGCCAGGCGAACAGTTCTTGGGAGAACCGGGGGCTGCGTGGTGATATTGGTGAGACATACATCATGATAACGTTCCAATCCGGGCTAGAGTATTGGAAGAGTCCGCTCAAAGGCTTCGAGGACGCCGCGGATACGCTTGGTGTGACTGTTGAATACCGCGGAGCTACCCGATATGACGCGAAAGAGCAGACAACCGTAATTGAGCAGGCAATCGCGCGTAAACCCGCAGGTATTGCTATATCTGCCATTGACCCGCAATCGTTGATCCCGGCGATTAATAAGGCGATCGAAGCGGACATTCTCGTCATCCTGTTCGATGCAGATGCTCCCGATAGCCAGGCCTATTCCTTCCTCGGGACGGATAACTACAAGTCTGGTGTAACGGCAGCGGATAAAATGGCTGAGTTATTGGGGCGTGAGGGAGAGGTTGCCGTTCTGACCCTACCCGGACAACAAAATCATGAAGAGCGGACGAAGGGATTCCGGGATACGATTCAGGAACGATACCCGTCCATGAAGGTCGTTGAAATTGCGGATGGACATGGAGATGCGGTGATATCTAGAGAAGAGACGTTAAGGATGATGAAGGCTCATCCGCAATTGGCAGGTATTTTTGTAACCGAGGCAACAGGAGGGGCAGGAGTCGGTGAGGCTGTGCAAAATGCAGGGCAAGGTCATGCGCTGCAAATCATCTCTTTTGACACAAACAAAGTCACACTCGACATGATCAAGAATGGTACGATATCAGCCACGATTGCGCAGGGAACCTGGAACATGGGCTATTGGTCGCTACAATATTTGTTCCATCTGCATCATCAGTTAACGGTGCCTGCTCCATCCTCTTCTGGTGAAAATGCGCCGTTACCGGTAATGGTAGACACGGGGATCTCTGTGGTGACACGCTCGAATGTGGATGATTATTATGCCAAATAA
- a CDS encoding class I SAM-dependent methyltransferase, with translation MQDIRRNNVDRFTGFGALYDQNRPSAPTEVVEILTTYLGHKPRMVADVGCGTGLSSWIWLHEADRIIGFEPSDDMRAVAESKWESAGKPDNLRFVSGLSHELGLPDDSVDILTCSQSFHWMEPQSTLSEFARVLRPGGIFAAYDCDWPPMLDWQLEQAYQQLVLTADNRALQLSSPESQAYKWSKDGHLGQIQQSGLFRYVREIVFHHRETFDAERYVNLALSQGGLQTALKLGADEVRTAEDEFRQLAVKVFDGHDRSALFSYRMRLGIL, from the coding sequence ATGCAAGACATCAGACGTAACAATGTAGATCGATTTACCGGCTTTGGTGCGTTATACGACCAAAATCGCCCTTCTGCTCCCACCGAAGTTGTAGAGATTCTAACGACGTACTTAGGTCATAAACCGCGTATGGTCGCAGATGTAGGCTGCGGAACAGGGTTATCCTCATGGATCTGGCTTCATGAAGCAGATCGTATTATCGGATTTGAACCAAGTGATGATATGCGGGCAGTAGCCGAGTCCAAATGGGAGTCTGCAGGCAAACCGGATAACCTCCGATTTGTGTCTGGCTTATCGCATGAGCTTGGCTTACCTGACGACAGTGTAGACATACTGACCTGCTCACAATCCTTTCATTGGATGGAGCCTCAGTCCACGCTCTCCGAGTTCGCTCGTGTGTTACGACCGGGAGGCATCTTCGCCGCTTACGACTGCGACTGGCCTCCAATGCTGGATTGGCAGCTGGAACAGGCGTACCAGCAATTAGTACTTACCGCAGACAACCGCGCATTGCAGCTATCAAGTCCAGAGAGTCAGGCTTATAAATGGAGCAAAGACGGACATTTAGGGCAGATTCAGCAATCGGGATTGTTTCGCTATGTTCGTGAGATTGTATTCCACCATCGCGAAACATTCGACGCAGAGCGGTATGTCAATCTGGCTCTTAGTCAAGGTGGATTGCAAACTGCTCTGAAGCTTGGCGCAGATGAGGTTCGGACTGCCGAAGATGAGTTCAGACAACTGGCAGTGAAGGTATTCGATGGGCATGACAGATCAGCTTTATTTTCGTATCGCATGCGCCTGGGCATCTTATAA
- a CDS encoding YafY family protein produces MENNRLFRMLLLLLEKKKSTAPELARLFEISVRTVYRDIDRLSAAGIPVYTTTGKHGGVHLMDNYVMDKSLLSEDDQNEILLGLYSVSAIPHLNSAHMLKRLTAMFDHELDWIEFDFSPWGSIPMQERELFNQVKLAILSKQLMTFHYVDSDGESSIETIEPIKLIFKNNTWYFKGYDRNRPHHTEAQTYKMKRISELKLRSTLMDENTTIEGSGTKDHIANTPISLKLQFSSAIAYRAYDYFDPSRIEKLPDGRLLVSLEIHEGERLYFFLMSFGAELTILEPTYIRQELLHRHRMAVAHLQGQCTDQSSLDPE; encoded by the coding sequence ATGGAAAATAACCGACTATTCAGAATGCTACTGTTGTTATTGGAGAAAAAGAAATCGACTGCGCCTGAGCTGGCACGGCTGTTTGAAATATCGGTGCGCACCGTGTACCGCGACATTGATCGATTAAGTGCGGCAGGCATTCCCGTGTATACCACAACCGGTAAACATGGCGGTGTACATCTCATGGACAACTATGTCATGGATAAGTCGCTTCTATCTGAAGATGATCAGAATGAGATTTTATTAGGTCTTTATAGCGTGAGTGCCATCCCGCATCTGAACAGTGCACATATGTTGAAACGGCTCACCGCCATGTTTGACCATGAGCTGGACTGGATTGAATTTGATTTTTCCCCTTGGGGTAGTATTCCCATGCAAGAGAGAGAACTATTTAATCAGGTGAAGCTCGCCATCCTAAGCAAGCAGCTCATGACATTTCATTATGTCGATTCAGACGGCGAGTCTAGTATAGAAACGATTGAACCGATCAAGTTAATTTTCAAAAACAATACTTGGTACTTCAAAGGCTATGACCGGAATCGCCCTCACCACACCGAAGCCCAGACGTATAAAATGAAACGCATATCTGAACTCAAGCTGCGATCCACGCTTATGGACGAGAACACAACGATTGAGGGCTCGGGCACAAAAGACCACATTGCCAACACGCCTATTTCGTTAAAGCTACAATTCTCAAGCGCAATTGCGTACCGGGCCTATGATTATTTTGACCCCTCCCGGATTGAGAAGCTGCCTGATGGTAGATTGCTTGTGTCGCTAGAGATTCATGAGGGCGAACGCTTATATTTTTTCCTTATGTCATTCGGTGCTGAACTCACGATTCTGGAGCCAACGTATATCCGGCAGGAACTGCTCCATCGCCATCGCATGGCTGTCGCACATTTGCAGGGACAATGCACCGATCAATCCAGTCTAGATCCGGAATGA
- the chvE gene encoding multiple monosaccharide ABC transporter substrate-binding protein, protein MKKGAIWIWLLVMALMLSACNLAESDLGSKEKGYVGISMPTKSSERWVGDGENMVRLFQEQGYKTDLQYAEDVVENQISQIENMITKGVDVMVIASVDGNTLTDVIKKAHDEGIQVISYDRLIRNTPYLTYYATFDNFKVGVLQASYIEQKLGLKEGKGPYNIELFGGSPDDNNAYFFFDGAMSVLKPYMDSGKLVVRSKQMTMAQIATLRWDGALAQSRMDNLLSAYYSGDNLDAVLSPYDGISIGIISSLKGIGYGTTNKPLPVITGQDAELASIKSIVAGEQTQTVFKDTRKLAEQTVEMANSILQGEQAEVNDTKSYNNGIKIVPAYLLDPISVDRTNVEQDIVGSKYYTKEEIGLK, encoded by the coding sequence ATGAAAAAAGGAGCGATATGGATCTGGCTTCTGGTGATGGCCTTGATGCTCTCGGCTTGTAATCTAGCTGAAAGTGATCTGGGCAGCAAGGAAAAAGGTTATGTCGGTATCTCGATGCCGACCAAATCATCGGAACGATGGGTTGGGGACGGAGAGAACATGGTACGACTGTTCCAGGAGCAAGGTTATAAAACCGATCTTCAGTATGCTGAGGATGTGGTCGAAAATCAGATTTCACAGATTGAGAACATGATCACGAAGGGCGTGGATGTGATGGTCATCGCATCTGTGGATGGCAACACACTAACCGATGTGATCAAGAAAGCGCATGATGAAGGGATACAGGTCATTTCGTATGACAGGCTCATTAGAAACACCCCATATCTGACGTATTATGCCACGTTCGATAACTTTAAGGTGGGTGTGCTCCAGGCCTCCTACATCGAGCAGAAGCTTGGGCTTAAGGAAGGGAAGGGGCCATATAACATTGAACTGTTTGGCGGATCGCCGGACGACAATAACGCCTACTTTTTCTTCGACGGTGCAATGTCTGTACTGAAGCCTTACATGGATTCCGGCAAGCTGGTTGTTCGTAGTAAACAGATGACGATGGCACAGATCGCCACCTTACGCTGGGACGGTGCACTTGCACAGTCACGCATGGATAATCTTCTCAGTGCCTATTACTCTGGTGACAACCTCGATGCAGTCCTATCTCCATATGATGGCATTAGTATCGGAATTATCTCGTCCTTGAAAGGGATCGGTTACGGAACAACAAACAAGCCATTACCTGTGATAACAGGGCAGGATGCCGAGCTTGCTTCAATCAAGTCCATTGTTGCCGGGGAGCAGACACAGACGGTATTCAAGGATACACGGAAACTGGCGGAGCAAACGGTGGAAATGGCTAATAGCATTTTGCAAGGTGAACAGGCGGAAGTGAATGATACGAAATCATATAACAACGGAATTAAGATAGTTCCGGCATATCTTCTTGATCCCATCTCTGTGGACCGAACCAATGTAGAGCAGGATATTGTTGGCAGTAAGTATTACACGAAGGAAGAAATCGGCTTGAAATAA
- a CDS encoding sensor histidine kinase: MPLRYQLMLLFLLFAIVPSVGLGLLVNWTVERVVERQVEGHTMQLIGKVNEGLNTKMENLQNMTYLIAFDPDIDAFMHGNTPSDVDGDLGSISNAESAQSAQLEQQQLYDIKQTLQGFTTLYPEIAGIVLVNGSGDYISNEMYPRTEQGLTEEAWYREASAHPGIFTVLGQPKERNITTHVRYKDDEIVSVARSITDEESGRVRGVIMIDLKLRSVSQAARNVTLGKSGYVMVTDAEGQSVYKPQHPLIEDISADWFPSEDSGTFTAETDGGTLLFMYQSSTFTGWRTVGVFPTRESITEVRQIQFYVVSFVFVVCLFGLSASLWFSRSIAQPIFRLMSYMRRAETGNLRAGRWSDRADEIGMLGNSFNRMLIQIRQLISLNELRERQKREAEMRSLQEHIKPHFLYNTLDTIHWMARKEGADDVSGMVGALSRLFRIGLSKGQDYIPLRSELEHISSYLQIQQTRYRDRLQYTLNVPEELQNLYMLKLLLQPLVENAIYHGIKGRRGPGLIRVEARVERGKLLLMVEDDGAGMSAERLAEMVELLDVPLESLESASPSMTGKSYGMLNVQARLRLSFGDEYGIELSSREGEGTCVTIVHPLMRELPSLPPAQRLNNEERQETE; encoded by the coding sequence ATGCCGCTTCGCTACCAGTTGATGCTGCTGTTTTTGTTATTTGCTATTGTACCTTCCGTTGGACTCGGATTGCTCGTGAACTGGACGGTAGAGCGGGTGGTAGAGAGACAAGTTGAGGGACATACGATGCAGCTTATTGGCAAAGTGAATGAAGGTCTGAACACCAAAATGGAAAATTTGCAGAATATGACCTACTTGATTGCATTTGACCCGGATATCGATGCATTTATGCACGGAAATACGCCTTCGGATGTGGATGGGGATCTGGGTTCGATAAGCAACGCAGAGAGTGCTCAGAGTGCCCAATTAGAGCAGCAGCAACTGTATGACATCAAACAAACCTTACAGGGATTCACAACGCTGTACCCGGAAATCGCTGGCATCGTGCTCGTCAATGGTAGCGGGGACTATATTAGCAATGAGATGTATCCCCGGACGGAGCAGGGGCTGACCGAAGAGGCATGGTACCGCGAAGCTTCAGCTCATCCAGGCATTTTTACTGTACTTGGTCAGCCTAAAGAGCGTAATATTACGACGCATGTTCGCTACAAGGATGATGAGATTGTATCGGTTGCACGCTCCATTACAGATGAAGAATCGGGACGTGTTCGAGGAGTCATCATGATTGATCTCAAGCTGAGATCTGTCTCGCAGGCCGCACGCAACGTAACCTTGGGTAAATCCGGGTACGTCATGGTAACGGATGCAGAGGGACAGAGCGTGTATAAACCTCAGCATCCCCTGATTGAAGATATCTCTGCGGATTGGTTTCCCTCCGAGGACAGCGGGACATTTACCGCTGAGACAGATGGTGGCACTTTGTTATTCATGTATCAGTCCTCCACCTTTACCGGGTGGAGAACCGTAGGGGTATTTCCAACAAGGGAGTCCATTACGGAGGTACGCCAGATACAGTTTTATGTAGTCAGTTTTGTATTTGTAGTGTGTTTGTTTGGTTTAAGTGCCTCTTTGTGGTTCTCACGTTCTATTGCCCAGCCTATTTTTCGTTTAATGTCTTATATGCGTAGAGCAGAGACTGGCAATCTTAGAGCAGGTCGCTGGAGCGATCGTGCCGATGAGATTGGCATGCTAGGGAACAGCTTCAATCGAATGCTCATACAGATTCGGCAGCTCATATCGCTGAATGAACTACGGGAGCGACAGAAGCGGGAAGCGGAGATGCGCAGTTTGCAGGAGCATATTAAACCCCATTTTTTATACAATACACTGGATACGATCCACTGGATGGCTCGCAAAGAGGGTGCAGATGATGTATCGGGCATGGTGGGTGCGCTGTCTCGACTATTTCGAATTGGGCTTAGTAAAGGTCAGGACTACATTCCGCTGCGTTCCGAGCTTGAGCATATTAGCAGTTACCTGCAGATCCAGCAGACACGATATCGTGATCGACTGCAGTACACACTGAATGTTCCTGAGGAACTGCAGAACCTGTACATGTTGAAGTTATTGCTTCAACCATTGGTGGAGAACGCAATCTACCATGGGATCAAAGGACGTCGCGGGCCAGGCCTGATCCGTGTGGAGGCCAGGGTAGAACGTGGCAAATTACTTCTTATGGTGGAAGACGATGGAGCGGGAATGTCCGCGGAACGACTTGCAGAAATGGTAGAATTGCTTGATGTTCCCCTAGAGAGCTTGGAGTCAGCCTCTCCGAGCATGACCGGTAAAAGCTATGGGATGTTGAACGTACAAGCCCGATTACGACTGTCCTTCGGTGATGAATACGGAATCGAACTATCAAGCCGGGAAGGCGAGGGAACTTGTGTAACTATTGTTCATCCGCTGATGCGAGAGCTGCCATCACTCCCACCAGCGCAGCGACTTAATAATGAAGAGAGACAGGAGACGGAATGA
- a CDS encoding DJ-1/PfpI family protein has product MKMAFVIFDGMTSMDFVGFYEAVTWLSILKAKENVSWTFCSDKEEIRDDRGLKMKSDAVQPNLGDYDLVFFPGGLSTRTLRFDENFMDWVRTAEPVSYKISVCTGALVLGAAGFLNGKRATTNSSAYELLAPYCAEVISARVVRDGHTITGAGVTASIDLGLYLVEMLTNTETVLQVQQKLEYPYYQAGKLQDVYMPT; this is encoded by the coding sequence ATGAAAATGGCATTTGTGATATTTGATGGAATGACAAGTATGGATTTCGTTGGATTTTATGAAGCTGTGACCTGGCTATCCATACTAAAAGCAAAGGAAAACGTATCATGGACATTTTGCTCGGACAAGGAAGAGATTAGGGATGATCGTGGACTGAAAATGAAATCCGATGCAGTACAGCCTAATCTGGGGGATTATGATCTCGTATTTTTCCCTGGCGGCTTATCCACCAGAACGCTTCGATTCGACGAGAATTTTATGGATTGGGTTCGAACGGCGGAGCCTGTATCGTATAAAATTTCTGTATGCACCGGGGCTTTAGTATTGGGTGCGGCTGGTTTTTTGAATGGAAAAAGGGCTACTACCAACTCATCCGCATATGAGCTACTAGCTCCCTACTGTGCGGAAGTCATATCTGCGCGCGTCGTACGTGATGGTCATACGATCACAGGCGCCGGCGTTACAGCCTCCATTGACCTGGGATTATACTTGGTTGAAATGCTGACAAATACAGAGACTGTACTTCAAGTTCAGCAGAAGCTAGAGTATCCATACTACCAAGCAGGTAAACTTCAAGATGTATACATGCCCACTTGA
- a CDS encoding AraC family transcriptional regulator: MELFNYKKTEDVLALSASFTDFTYKKHCHEEYAVGVTLRGIQQYNLDGHYQASHKNGVMLFNREQTHDGSSYDREGIDYVMLYFKPDLMSEVLGKKELHFSTPIVYNPELARAILRVNDAVQHGRDEALCSELLLNLANLLARENEVNVPHKATSSLVSTAKEMMFYSIDDVLKLDDLCTQLGMSKYQFIREFKAQAGISPYQFFLNCKVERARQSLENDKDIYAAVAQCGFVDLTHLNRHFKRFFGITAYEYMKQLN, translated from the coding sequence GTGGAATTGTTTAATTACAAAAAAACAGAGGATGTGCTGGCTCTATCCGCCAGCTTTACGGATTTCACTTACAAAAAACATTGTCACGAGGAATATGCCGTAGGCGTAACCCTTCGAGGCATTCAACAATATAATCTGGATGGTCATTATCAAGCTTCTCACAAAAATGGCGTCATGTTATTTAATCGAGAGCAGACGCATGATGGTAGCTCCTATGACCGTGAAGGAATCGATTATGTCATGTTATATTTCAAGCCAGATCTGATGTCTGAGGTGCTGGGAAAGAAGGAACTACACTTCTCAACACCCATCGTTTATAACCCTGAACTTGCGCGAGCAATCCTCAGGGTAAACGATGCTGTTCAGCATGGCCGAGATGAAGCTTTATGCAGCGAACTACTGCTCAATCTAGCAAACCTACTAGCTAGAGAAAACGAAGTAAACGTACCGCATAAAGCTACGAGCAGCCTTGTGAGTACAGCAAAAGAAATGATGTTTTACAGCATCGACGATGTGCTTAAATTAGACGATCTCTGCACCCAACTCGGCATGTCCAAATACCAATTCATTCGTGAGTTCAAAGCACAAGCTGGCATATCACCGTACCAGTTTTTCCTGAATTGCAAAGTAGAGCGCGCACGCCAATCTTTGGAGAACGATAAGGACATCTACGCTGCTGTAGCTCAGTGCGGTTTCGTCGATCTCACGCATCTTAACCGTCATTTCAAACGTTTCTTCGGCATTACCGCCTATGAATATATGAAACAACTGAATTAA
- a CDS encoding LysE family translocator, translating to MNITSFLIYCIIVTFTPGPSNIVILSSTQKNGARKTMNYVWGATIAFGLLLAASAFLNHLLAGVLPSMVKIMQIVGSLYMLYLAYQVYKMGSSAEAPKQVTGFLNGFIMQFLNPKVILFTFTVMPSYVLPYYNSSLSSFMFVMLITLIGFLAYSSWVVFGSIFRTFLNHHQKAMSILMALFLLYSAIMVSGIIS from the coding sequence ATGAATATTACATCCTTTTTGATCTATTGCATTATCGTTACCTTCACACCTGGCCCTAGCAACATTGTTATTCTATCTTCTACGCAGAAGAATGGCGCACGCAAAACGATGAACTATGTGTGGGGTGCCACAATTGCGTTCGGTCTGCTGCTTGCCGCTTCCGCCTTTCTTAATCATCTGCTGGCAGGGGTTCTACCCAGTATGGTGAAAATAATGCAGATCGTAGGTAGCCTATACATGCTATACCTCGCTTACCAGGTGTACAAAATGGGTTCCAGTGCGGAAGCACCGAAACAGGTTACTGGTTTCCTGAATGGGTTCATCATGCAATTTCTGAATCCCAAAGTCATTCTGTTTACGTTCACCGTCATGCCTAGTTATGTATTGCCCTATTATAATAGTTCACTATCTTCGTTTATGTTCGTTATGCTCATTACACTCATTGGATTTTTGGCCTACTCCAGTTGGGTCGTGTTCGGGTCTATCTTCAGAACGTTTCTTAATCATCATCAAAAAGCAATGAGTATCCTCATGGCCCTATTTTTGTTATACTCAGCCATTATGGTATCGGGAATCATCTCGTGA
- the mmsA gene encoding multiple monosaccharide ABC transporter ATP-binding protein produces MAGIILEMKNITKTFPGVKALENVNLQIREGEIHSICGENGAGKSTLMKVLSGVYPYGTYEGDILFQGKPCEFKDIKQSEDLGIVIIHQELALIPYLSIAENIYLGNERASKGIINWKETFVGTRELLSKVGLSEDPNTLVSSIGVGKQQLVEIAKALSKKVRLLILDEPTAALNEDDSENLLQLMLEFKKQGIACILISHKLNEVSKVSDAVTILRDGKTIETLDMRKDQVTEDRIISGMVGRDLTSRYPERHATIGDIVLEVKDWTVYHEQHAERKVLDQINMNIRRGEIVGIAGLMGAGRTELAMSIFGKSYGRNISGQLIKDGKPIQNNSVTEAIQNGFAYVTEDRKEYGLILMDDIKRNISLTGLNKLTKNAVVNEHEEVLVAEEMKKSMNIKAPNILQKTGNLSGGNQQKVVLSKWIFAGPDILILDEPTRGIDVGAKFEIYTIIHRLAAEGKGVLVISSELPEVLGLCDRIYVMNAGRMTGEVSREEASQETLMRYMTKSGGGKHGINNETV; encoded by the coding sequence ATGGCCGGAATTATTCTGGAAATGAAAAATATTACCAAAACATTCCCTGGCGTCAAAGCACTGGAAAATGTCAATCTGCAAATTCGTGAGGGTGAGATTCATTCGATATGCGGCGAAAATGGGGCAGGCAAATCGACACTCATGAAGGTGCTTAGCGGTGTGTACCCCTATGGCACGTATGAAGGGGATATTTTATTTCAAGGCAAACCGTGCGAGTTTAAAGACATCAAGCAGAGTGAAGATCTGGGGATCGTCATTATTCATCAGGAGTTAGCTCTGATCCCCTATCTTTCCATAGCTGAGAATATATATTTGGGCAATGAACGTGCAAGCAAAGGAATTATTAATTGGAAGGAAACGTTTGTAGGTACGCGTGAACTGTTAAGCAAAGTAGGTTTAAGTGAAGATCCGAATACGCTGGTATCCAGCATCGGGGTGGGGAAACAACAGCTGGTTGAGATTGCCAAAGCACTCTCCAAAAAGGTCCGCCTGCTTATTCTGGATGAGCCCACGGCTGCATTGAACGAGGACGACAGTGAAAACCTGCTGCAATTGATGCTGGAATTCAAGAAGCAGGGCATCGCCTGCATTCTCATCTCTCACAAGCTTAATGAGGTCTCCAAAGTGTCGGATGCCGTAACCATATTGAGGGATGGCAAGACCATTGAGACGCTGGATATGAGAAAAGATCAGGTTACAGAAGACCGGATCATTAGTGGAATGGTCGGACGGGATCTCACGAGCCGTTATCCTGAGCGTCATGCAACCATTGGCGACATCGTTCTGGAAGTGAAGGATTGGACCGTGTACCACGAGCAACATGCTGAACGAAAAGTACTGGATCAGATCAACATGAATATTAGACGTGGTGAGATTGTGGGTATTGCGGGGCTAATGGGCGCTGGACGTACCGAACTTGCCATGAGTATATTCGGCAAATCGTATGGACGCAATATATCAGGACAACTCATAAAGGATGGCAAGCCCATCCAAAACAATAGTGTTACCGAGGCTATTCAAAATGGGTTTGCTTATGTCACCGAGGATCGCAAGGAATACGGGCTTATTTTGATGGACGATATCAAACGCAATATCTCGCTGACAGGCCTCAACAAACTAACGAAAAATGCGGTTGTGAATGAGCATGAAGAAGTGCTCGTAGCGGAAGAGATGAAAAAGAGTATGAACATCAAGGCACCTAATATTTTGCAGAAGACCGGTAACCTTAGTGGGGGCAATCAACAAAAGGTGGTGCTGAGCAAATGGATTTTTGCCGGACCAGATATTCTCATTCTGGATGAACCAACACGCGGCATCGACGTGGGAGCCAAGTTTGAAATCTATACCATCATCCATCGTCTCGCCGCTGAAGGTAAAGGTGTACTGGTTATTTCATCCGAACTGCCGGAGGTTCTTGGCCTCTGTGACCGGATCTACGTGATGAATGCTGGAAGAATGACCGGAGAAGTTAGTCGTGAAGAAGCATCGCAGGAAACGTTGATGAGATATATGACCAAGTCTGGAGGCGGGAAGCATGGAATCAATAACGAAACTGTTTAA
- a CDS encoding response regulator — protein sequence MKEPMDPTAITPKYRVLIADDEPIIREGIRDAIDWATLGMEVVGEAEDGEEALERVVDLHVDVVLVDMNMPFLNGIGLIRALQQTCPRCRYLIISGHDEFAYAQEAVRLGVEDYILKPVEAEQLYAALGRLRQRLDEEYQRTAYVRQAADQIERNIPLLRQRFCLEWLEGQIGERDLMEQLTFLRLPSTPPVQIGAVRWPAAEARKNVMRENDRQLFLYAVENIISELLEDRPHVLFRDASGLIGICVWQEAPEEIATLLEQQITSCLNIAIHAHVELHSGTLEETPDTYRLCRERVYGEVRLSPLVRRARQLIQEEYAERELTLESLASRLQVSAVYLSRVLKKELDNSFVTLVTQARIRKAVQLLDSTTLPIHTIAERVGYDTQHYFSTAFKKAMGISPAQYRKDGGTGDRSSVQ from the coding sequence ATGAAGGAGCCTATGGATCCAACAGCGATAACCCCAAAATACCGAGTGCTGATTGCGGATGATGAACCAATCATTCGGGAGGGCATTCGGGATGCAATTGACTGGGCCACTCTCGGCATGGAAGTTGTTGGTGAAGCCGAGGATGGTGAGGAAGCACTGGAACGTGTGGTCGATTTGCATGTTGATGTCGTACTAGTTGATATGAATATGCCATTTCTGAACGGAATCGGACTGATTCGGGCTCTTCAGCAAACGTGTCCAAGATGTCGTTATTTGATCATTTCGGGACATGATGAATTTGCGTATGCGCAAGAGGCTGTTCGTCTGGGGGTGGAGGATTATATTCTGAAGCCCGTTGAAGCTGAGCAATTGTACGCTGCACTTGGGCGCCTGCGTCAGCGGTTGGATGAAGAATACCAGCGGACAGCCTACGTAAGACAGGCAGCCGATCAGATTGAGCGCAACATTCCGCTGTTACGACAGCGCTTCTGTCTGGAATGGCTTGAAGGGCAGATTGGAGAGAGAGATCTGATGGAGCAACTTACCTTTCTGCGTCTGCCTTCCACGCCACCTGTACAGATTGGAGCTGTGCGTTGGCCTGCCGCTGAAGCGCGCAAGAACGTCATGAGAGAGAATGATCGTCAACTGTTCCTTTATGCTGTGGAGAATATTATTAGTGAACTGCTGGAAGACCGCCCACATGTCTTATTTCGGGACGCCAGCGGTTTAATCGGCATATGTGTGTGGCAAGAAGCCCCGGAGGAAATCGCTACGCTGTTAGAACAACAGATCACTTCTTGCTTAAATATCGCCATTCATGCCCATGTAGAGCTTCATTCAGGAACACTAGAGGAAACCCCGGATACGTATCGTCTTTGCCGTGAGCGGGTCTATGGAGAAGTTCGGTTGTCTCCGCTAGTTCGCAGAGCAAGACAACTCATTCAGGAAGAATACGCGGAGCGGGAGCTAACGCTGGAGTCGCTCGCTTCTAGACTGCAAGTGTCCGCTGTATACCTTAGCCGAGTGCTTAAGAAAGAGCTGGACAACTCCTTCGTTACACTCGTCACACAAGCTCGCATTCGCAAGGCTGTGCAACTGCTTGACTCAACAACGCTACCCATTCATACGATTGCGGAGCGGGTAGGTTATGACACGCAGCACTATTTCAGTACTGCATTTAAGAAAGCGATGGGCATCTCGCCGGCTCAGTATCGAAAGGACGGAGGAACGGGCGATCGTTCTTCGGTACAGTGA